A stretch of Acidobacteriota bacterium DNA encodes these proteins:
- a CDS encoding alpha/beta hydrolase produces the protein MLAKSDAFPRLILLFCLAALCLLGASGCVSLQPYEAVVEDLPASNLLSIDGHRVYVEAQGSGEPLVMIHGFGGSTYSWRQVLPELARSYRVIALDLRGFGFTERPEDLELYTRDAQVHLILRVLDELGIDRAHLMAHSYGGGLAMTLSVRHPERVRSLVLADSTAPDYALRRRKPVAALPPVTWLFTRIYALRPPTVRRVLERAWYDDQAVSPEVVDEYLERLRIEGAARAYRGLSTPLVHEQEKAPITYEDLTVPVLVIWGEEDQLISVEAGRSATERMPRARFVALPDCGHSPMEEQPEAFLRAVEPFLAAPDRSVASATAR, from the coding sequence ATGCTTGCCAAATCCGACGCCTTCCCTCGGCTGATCCTGCTCTTCTGCCTTGCCGCCCTCTGCCTCCTCGGCGCTAGCGGCTGCGTCTCCCTCCAGCCCTACGAGGCCGTGGTCGAGGACCTGCCGGCGTCGAATCTGCTGTCCATCGACGGCCATCGAGTCTACGTCGAGGCCCAGGGCAGCGGCGAGCCGCTGGTGATGATCCACGGCTTCGGCGGCTCTACCTACAGCTGGCGTCAGGTACTGCCGGAGCTGGCCCGGAGCTACCGGGTCATCGCCCTCGACCTGCGGGGCTTCGGCTTCACCGAGCGCCCCGAAGACCTGGAGCTCTACACCCGCGACGCCCAGGTGCATTTGATCCTCCGCGTGCTCGATGAGCTAGGCATCGATCGCGCGCACCTCATGGCCCACTCCTACGGCGGCGGCCTGGCCATGACCCTGTCGGTGCGCCATCCCGAGCGCGTGCGCTCGCTGGTGCTGGCGGACAGCACCGCCCCCGACTACGCCCTCCGCCGGCGCAAGCCGGTGGCGGCGCTCCCGCCGGTGACCTGGCTCTTCACCCGCATCTACGCCCTGCGACCGCCAACGGTGCGCCGGGTCCTGGAGCGGGCCTGGTACGACGACCAGGCGGTGAGTCCGGAGGTGGTGGACGAATACCTGGAACGCCTGCGCATCGAGGGCGCCGCCCGCGCCTACCGCGGCCTCTCCACCCCCCTGGTGCACGAGCAGGAGAAGGCCCCCATCACCTACGAGGACCTCACCGTCCCGGTGCTGGTGATCTGGGGGGAAGAGGACCAGCTGATCAGCGTCGAGGCCGGCCGCTCCGCCACCGAGCGCATGCCCCGAGCCCGCTTCGTGGCCCTCCCCGACTGCGGCCACTCCCCCATGGAAGAACAGCCCGAGGCCTTTCTCCGCGCCGTCGAGCCCTTCCTCGCCGCCCCGGACCGCTCCGTGGCTTCGGCTACCGCGCGCTGA
- a CDS encoding nucleoside transporter C-terminal domain-containing protein encodes MSWISLVGLVTLLGIAWLMSYHRRDLPVRILVWGLGLQFLFALIILREDFWSFVGMGVFAALLVAYLLRDREPEAAEAARSAAADGEEAPQAPPAPPSRRLSPALVIQLTLFLGVGAGLTAIPSNWIGFLMAGLLLFLLVNSRWRFAAGAQRYAGALLIVCGTSWLIVSGLYGELIFERISGKVAEFLNLSDYGAAFLFGNLADPQYFFPGEGSAWPGFGFLFAFKVLPTIVFFGGFMAVLYYLGLMQKVIEAVSHFMRWTIGTSGAETLSCSANIFVGQTEAPLLIKPFLDDMTDSELLTIMVGGFATIAGGVLAGYIAMGVPAGHLIAASVMSAPAALVVGKIIFPEKEHSQTAGDVRLPDIEAGGNVIEAASNGITDGLKLAVNVGAMLLGFIALIAVADVLLNWLDSLIDGRLLGGEYIAYATAGMSPAVGEFAGIFPGSLQTFFGTVLRPLAFLMGVPWQDAAQVGNLLGIKLSLNEFVAFGTLGTYIQEGTLGDRGTIIATYALCGFANFSSIGIQIGGIAAIAPNRKKDLARVGLKAMFGGAIASWLTATIAGLLIGG; translated from the coding sequence ATGAGCTGGATTAGCCTCGTCGGCCTCGTGACCTTGCTCGGCATCGCCTGGCTGATGTCCTACCACCGCCGCGATCTGCCGGTGCGGATCCTCGTTTGGGGTCTGGGCCTGCAATTCCTCTTCGCTCTGATCATCCTGCGGGAAGACTTCTGGAGCTTCGTCGGCATGGGCGTCTTCGCCGCCCTCCTGGTGGCCTACCTGCTGCGCGACCGCGAGCCGGAGGCAGCGGAGGCCGCCCGGAGCGCGGCGGCGGACGGCGAGGAGGCTCCCCAAGCTCCTCCCGCTCCCCCCTCCCGCCGCCTGAGCCCGGCCCTGGTGATCCAGCTGACCCTCTTCCTCGGCGTCGGCGCCGGCCTCACCGCGATTCCGAGCAACTGGATCGGCTTCCTCATGGCCGGCCTGCTGCTCTTCCTGCTGGTCAACAGCCGCTGGCGCTTCGCTGCCGGCGCCCAGCGCTACGCCGGGGCCCTGCTCATCGTCTGCGGCACCTCGTGGCTCATCGTTTCCGGTCTCTACGGCGAGCTCATCTTCGAGCGCATCAGCGGCAAGGTCGCCGAATTCCTCAATCTCTCGGACTACGGCGCCGCCTTCCTCTTCGGCAATCTCGCCGATCCGCAATACTTCTTCCCCGGCGAGGGCAGCGCCTGGCCCGGCTTCGGTTTCCTCTTCGCCTTCAAGGTGCTCCCCACCATCGTCTTCTTCGGCGGCTTCATGGCGGTGCTCTACTACCTGGGCCTGATGCAGAAAGTCATCGAGGCGGTGAGCCACTTCATGCGCTGGACCATCGGCACCAGCGGCGCCGAGACCCTCTCCTGCTCCGCCAACATCTTCGTCGGCCAGACCGAGGCGCCGCTGCTCATCAAGCCCTTCCTCGACGACATGACCGACAGCGAGCTGCTGACCATCATGGTCGGCGGCTTCGCCACCATCGCCGGCGGCGTGCTGGCGGGCTACATCGCCATGGGCGTCCCCGCCGGCCACCTCATCGCCGCCAGCGTCATGTCCGCCCCGGCGGCGCTGGTGGTGGGCAAGATCATCTTCCCGGAGAAGGAGCACTCCCAAACCGCCGGCGACGTCCGCCTGCCGGACATCGAAGCCGGCGGCAACGTCATCGAGGCGGCCTCCAACGGCATCACCGACGGCCTCAAGCTGGCGGTCAACGTCGGCGCCATGCTCCTCGGCTTCATCGCCCTCATCGCGGTGGCGGACGTGCTCCTCAACTGGCTCGACAGCCTCATCGACGGCCGCCTCCTGGGCGGCGAGTACATCGCCTACGCCACCGCCGGCATGTCCCCCGCGGTCGGGGAGTTCGCCGGCATTTTCCCCGGCTCGCTGCAAACTTTCTTCGGCACCGTCCTGCGTCCCCTGGCCTTCCTCATGGGCGTGCCCTGGCAGGACGCCGCCCAGGTCGGCAATCTTCTCGGCATCAAGCTCTCCCTCAACGAATTTGTCGCCTTCGGCACCCTCGGCACCTACATCCAGGAAGGCACCCTCGGCGACCGCGGCACCATCATCGCCACCTACGCCCTCTGCGGCTTCGCCAACTTCTCCTCCATCGGCATCCAGATCGGCGGCATCGCCGCCATCGCCCCGAACCGCAAGAAGGACCTGGCCCGGGTGGGCTTGAAGGCGATGTTCGGTGGAGCGATTGCCTCGTGGCTGACGGCTACGATTGCGGGGTTGTTGATTGGGGGGTGA
- a CDS encoding serine hydrolase domain-containing protein, with product MKILPHYFSTNGPGAALAVVPDGLVAQVECYGLADREAGVEITPETVFDLASASKMFTATGVVLLAEEGRLDLATPVVEVLPQLEHSGVGRPITVRDLLWHTSGLQDYLQDGMYTPPEEASAEFVDQQLPAWMREARPGVSHSYSNTNYFLLSKVLEAAAGCSYSEFLKAHLFAPLGLRDTFVAGGRSESKGIAKGYRNFGYGLPLFELSEELALDTVGDGGVFSSLRDLMAWQSALWKGELVSEASLKLMQTPGHLDSGEAFDYGLGLQVERSDDGRVWCGHGGSWTSSTVLVGRYVKEETNLTLLSNEFMAPVERISQRALALGEDPEITPQSTTPQS from the coding sequence CGCTGGCGGTGGTGCCGGACGGGCTGGTGGCGCAGGTCGAGTGCTATGGCTTGGCAGATAGGGAAGCCGGTGTCGAGATCACTCCGGAGACGGTCTTCGACTTGGCTAGCGCCAGCAAGATGTTCACGGCAACGGGGGTTGTCTTGCTGGCCGAGGAGGGCCGCCTGGACTTGGCGACGCCGGTTGTCGAGGTTCTGCCGCAGCTCGAGCATTCGGGCGTTGGTCGGCCCATCACGGTGAGGGATCTCCTCTGGCACACCTCCGGCCTGCAGGACTATCTGCAGGACGGCATGTACACGCCGCCTGAAGAGGCTTCCGCGGAGTTCGTGGACCAACAACTGCCGGCGTGGATGCGGGAGGCCCGGCCTGGGGTGAGCCACAGCTACTCCAACACCAACTACTTCCTGCTCTCGAAGGTTCTAGAAGCCGCTGCGGGTTGCTCCTACTCGGAATTTTTGAAGGCCCATCTATTCGCTCCTCTGGGCCTTCGCGACACCTTCGTGGCGGGTGGTAGAAGCGAATCGAAAGGGATCGCCAAGGGATATCGAAACTTCGGCTACGGCCTGCCGCTCTTCGAGCTCTCGGAGGAACTCGCTCTGGATACCGTGGGGGACGGCGGCGTCTTCAGCTCTCTGCGGGATCTGATGGCCTGGCAATCGGCTCTGTGGAAGGGTGAGCTGGTGAGCGAGGCTTCCTTGAAGCTGATGCAAACCCCCGGGCACTTGGATTCCGGCGAGGCCTTCGACTACGGGCTGGGACTGCAGGTCGAGCGGAGCGACGACGGGCGGGTCTGGTGCGGCCACGGAGGCAGCTGGACGAGCTCGACGGTCCTGGTGGGACGATATGTGAAGGAGGAGACGAACCTGACCCTTCTATCGAACGAGTTCATGGCCCCCGTTGAGCGAATCTCCCAACGGGCTCTGGCTCTTGGAGAGGACCCGGAGATCACCCCCCAATCAACAACCCCGCAATCGTAG